GGTGGAATCCCAAGATGAAGCGCTACATCTTTGATAAGCGCAACGGGATCCACATCATTGACCTCACCCAGACCGTCACGCTTCTGGACGAAGCCGCCGCGTTCTTGCGCGACGTGGCTGCCAGCGGCGGCAAGATCCTGTTCGTCGCGACCAAGAAGCAGGCTCAGGATTCGATACGCGCGGCGGCGATTGCGTGCGGCCAGTATCACATCACCGAACGCTGGCTGGGCGGCACGCTCACCAACAATCAGACGATTCGCCGCAGCATCAAGCGGATGCGCCAGATCGAGGCGATCGCCAACAACAACAACGGCATCCTGTCCGTCCACAAGAAAGAAGCCGCGAACCTCCGCCGCGAGCTCGACAAGCTCCAGAAGAACCTCTCCGGCATCGCCGACATGGAGCACCTCCCGGCCGCCTTGTTTGTGGTCGACATCTGTCGCGAAACCAACGCGATCAAAGAGGCCGCACGGCTGGGCATTCCGATCGTGGCGATCGTCGACACCAACGCCGATCCCGATCCGATCGACCATGTCATCCCCGGAAATGATGACGCGATTCGCGGCATCATGATGATCGCTGACGCCTTTGCCCGCGTGATCAAGGACGCCTACGAGCAGTTCTCCAAGATCGCGGCCGAGAAGTCCCGCCAGGCTGAAACCGAGCGTGCCGCGCATGACGCGCAGGAACGCAGCGGTGCCGGCCGTGGAAAGCCCCGCCGCGAGCCTGCCGGCGCGGATGACGCCAAGGAAAAGCTCGCCCGCACGCGCCGCACGGCCGCCAAAGCCGCCCAGGTCGTCGTGGCCGCGCAGGCCGCCGCCGTTGAGGTCACGCCCGCCGCAGTGGGCACCGAGCCTGTGGCCGAGTGATCCGCAAACCACTCCACCCGGCGCGGTGCCATCCCAGGGTGCCGCGCCGCTTTTGACAACCGATGGACACGAGAGGACACCCCATGGCTGAAATCACTGTTGCAATGATCAATGACCTCCGCACCCGGACCAACGCCGGCATGATGGACTGCAAGAAAGCGCTGATCCAAACCCAGGGCGACATGGATGCCGCCATCAAGATTCTCCGCGAGAAAGGGCTCGCCATCCAGGTCAAGCGCGCGGACAAGGAATCCAAGCAGGGCATCATCGCCGCTGCGGCCGCCGCCGATGGAACCACGCTCGCTCTGGTCGAGGTCAACTGCGAGACCGACTTCGTCGCCAAGACGGACCGGTTCAAGGCATTCGTGGCGGATGTTGCCCAGAAGGTCCTCACGGGCGATCTGGCCGTGGCCGAGACCCTGAAAAATGATTTGGTGGCGATCATCGCCGCAACGGGCGAGAACCTGAAGATCCGCCGTGTGGCGCGCTTCGCTGCTACGGCGACTACGCGCGTTGAGTCCTACATTCACCTGGGCGGCAAGGTTGGCGTGCTGGTGGAAGTCGCCTGCGGCAAACCGGAGACGCCCGCCCACCCTGCTGTCGCCGAGATGATTCACGATCTGGC
This Lentisphaerota bacterium DNA region includes the following protein-coding sequences:
- the rpsB gene encoding 30S ribosomal protein S2, translating into MTGLTLKDLLDAGLHFGHQTKRWNPKMKRYIFDKRNGIHIIDLTQTVTLLDEAAAFLRDVAASGGKILFVATKKQAQDSIRAAAIACGQYHITERWLGGTLTNNQTIRRSIKRMRQIEAIANNNNGILSVHKKEAANLRRELDKLQKNLSGIADMEHLPAALFVVDICRETNAIKEAARLGIPIVAIVDTNADPDPIDHVIPGNDDAIRGIMMIADAFARVIKDAYEQFSKIAAEKSRQAETERAAHDAQERSGAGRGKPRREPAGADDAKEKLARTRRTAAKAAQVVVAAQAAAVEVTPAAVGTEPVAE
- the tsf gene encoding translation elongation factor Ts, with the translated sequence MAEITVAMINDLRTRTNAGMMDCKKALIQTQGDMDAAIKILREKGLAIQVKRADKESKQGIIAAAAAADGTTLALVEVNCETDFVAKTDRFKAFVADVAQKVLTGDLAVAETLKNDLVAIIAATGENLKIRRVARFAATATTRVESYIHLGGKVGVLVEVACGKPETPAHPAVAEMIHDLALQVAAANPRYVKSSEVPAADIEAEKDIYRKQVEGKPANIVESILKGKIQKFFSEICLIDQPFVKEPKQTITQVVNDAAKKAGDTITVTRFVRFQLGAA